The genomic stretch tgaattgtttttaggttttgagaaagcgttattgatttcggattgcactaaagactatgaataaaggtgaatgCCTCGAACTATCAAGCCAAACGTCTTGTAttcgaagcattcagaatgagtgtaggaaagttccagtctcatcccttctttactacttaaggctcatggcgtgcaatcctaatcgccatttattgtgtttttgaACTTGGTTTGAAaaaagaccgcttgacgttggatcaatggtttgcttattgattttgatttaagaaaaggcTGTTTGACGTGGGATCAAGGGTTTGCTTATTGGTTGCGAAATAGTGAGTgttcctaatgcctaaggagtaGCTATAAAGCAATAAAAAAAAGCGAGTAAAAACATACATCGGAAAGGGGATGGGGGTACAGGTAAAATACAAGGGAGTGCGGAAATAAAATCATTCAAATGAAAGTTAATTCTAAAATTTAAACTCTATCTAATCATGAATTAAAATCAAGGTTAACCACATGAGAAATAATAGCTAGGTTAATTGACCAATTAGAAAATTCTATAAACCCTAAGACTATGGGAACATGCAAAATTAGCCTATTTATAAACCTATGGATACAATCGTCATTTTACAATTATGGTTTCATATCTATACATGAAACTTCCAATTATGGTTTCATATTTCTAATTATCTTTTTTCTAATTTTACGAAAATTATAACCTAAATCAAAAAATTCTAATGAACCTAAATTCCTAATTCTTTCTAATTGTTTCTAATATTTCTAATTGAAAATCTAAATTTAATATTGGTAATTAATTTCCAAAATTCTATTTAGACTAATCCTAAAATTATTCAATTCTAATAGTATTTCTAATATTTTCTAAAATTTCTAATTAGTCTCTAATCTAGATTAAGAATATTCTAAAATCTAATTAATTTTAATGACTAATTAATCCTAAAATTCTAAGACTAAGCTAATTAACCTAAATTAACTCTAACAAATACTAGATAGTTCTAATGTGTCCTAATTATTTCTAATATTCTAAATATTCTATTAAACTAAATCACAAAAAAAAAGAGTAAAGGACTCCACATAAAAGGATTGGGCCTGGAATGTGGAGTGGAAGGCCCACTCGTAGGGGGTAAAGCAGGCCAAAGAGGGTGTGAAGCAACAAAAACTTGATTGTGCCTTATGATTGTTCATAGGCCCACCGATGAATAACATATGAGGGAACACAAGGTTCCCATCATCACCTTCGTCATGCTTACAACCGCGGCTCACCAGAAGAGTGTACCACGCCAGATCCCGGCCACGCCGGCGATGTAAAACGGCGGCCCTTACGCCGTCCTCCGTTTCCAACCTCTCTTCACTGAAACGAAAAGGCCTCTCACTCTCCAAGTAGAAACGCCTAACACGATTCTTCAACGCAGCAAATGGATCAAGAACGAAAACAAAAGCGGATTCGTATTGCTCTCACACGAATCAGATCGAGTAATCAAGCGAACGTGGAATGAACTCGATGATGACTCACACCACAACACAAGAATCAATTATCGCGACGGGAAGAAATAACCTACCAGCGATGGCAAAGGTGGAGGATTCGTTGGCGAAGGCGGAGGCTTCGTCGGCGAAGGCGGATTCAACCTCCGGTATCTCGAAACTCCAATTCTCCGATCTGCGTCCCTTGTTCGGTTGTAAGTTTCTTCTGTTGCGTGACTCAGCTTTGTGCTGCTATTCAAATTGAGGAATTTTTATGGAGTAGGTGTGGAGTTGTTTGAAGGATTGAGGTTGAGGATGGATGAAGGTTGCGATAACGAGCGAGGTGCGGTCGTGGTTATGACGGAGAAAGTTTGTTACGGTTGTTAGAAAATGGAAGAATGAGGAAGATTCGAGAAGAAGAGAGAATAAGAATCAAAGCTTCTGAAAAGAAAATTCCTTGTTTCATTGCTCATTCTTCTATTTATTCACTTTCTGTTACCGTTCACAGCTTTTTGGTTGCTCGTTCACAGCTTTTTGGTTTGTCGTTTGCTTTCGCGTTTGTTATTCACGGCTTCTGCGCCGTTTTGGGATCGCCTTCACTGCTAGCTTGTGTTGGCTCGCGTTGTAGCTACGGAGTTTTCTGTTGGCTTTACTTGTACTTGGCTGGTGCCATTTTGCGTTTGACTCACAATTTTGCTGCAGCTGGTTTGTGGTTATTGGACATATGGATCTAGAAATTGGACATTTGGATTTGAATATGGATTATGTCATAAAATGGATAATGTTGTAAAATGGATAATAAATTTGAATTGGGTTGGATATGGGGTAAAATATGGAATTGGTTTATTGAAAATGGATTGGGCTCTTATGAATTGGATAATTGGATTATGAATTTTTAACAACCATGGCCTATCAAGAAAATTCTAAAAATGGttaaaattctaaaattaaaTCGAAATCGAAAACTCAATTTTACATGATGCAATGACTTCTAACactaataataataaaaaaatctcaaaatcaATCATATCTTCAACAATTAATTTTgtattaaaaataaaattgaactTTAAAACAATGCAATTACtagaattaatttgaaaaaaaaaggatgatttctaaattcaaatttaaatttcaaaGGTCAAATTTAACCTCAAAAATCAATTTAAACTTCAAAAATTTACTTGAAGTCAAAATCAACTCGAAGCTAAAATCAATTCGGAGAAACATCAATTTGAAAAACTATTATGACACAACGATGAATGTAATGACAACATGCAATGCACTGATGAATCCAAATGACAAAACTTGTAAATCAGATTACACCAAAGTTGAATGAAATGAATGAACATATGCAATAAGAAACATGTCACCAAGAATCAAATGGTTGTTTTTAGAAATGAATATGGATCCAAGGATAAAATGAGGTATGAAACCACATGGACACCTGATTGACAAAGTACCTGGCAGCCCCTGATGATCAAGGCATGATCATGTTTGATCAAATGCCTCAAAACCAAGCAATTTACCAAGCAAATGAAAATTTTCACCAACGTTATAAACCAAGGGATTGGGGTTTGATTTCTTGATCCTTCCCAAATTGTGGACGAACCAAAGTATCTATCGGATGTAAGTACATGCCTTGAACTCAAGTCACGTATCTCCTTGTGTCAAACCATGCTCATGTAGTTGAAATGAATGCTTATGATGATATGCACATGTTTATGATTAGTGACCTACATGATCAATGTGAATGGTAGGGCAAAATGACAGATGCCCttatttaatcttctcggacctgaGTGTATGGATAGCGACGACGTCCAAACAATCAAGGTGGGAGGGGATTAAATACTAGAATATCGGAAAATTTGCACATCAGGAAAAAATGGCATGTAATGTGAAGATAGATCGTAAGAAAGTATTTACTGGGGTGTGGGATGAACACACTAGTCTTTGCGCAGGGCAGCTGCTGGGAATTGAACAATTATTTGGTAGATGGATATTTATGAGGGATTAGATATGCATGACGTATGCAATATGCTAATGCaaaataattgattttttttccTCTTTCTCTTAGCTCTACTCCTTTTTCTCTTATTTTCCATTCATTTTTTGTTTTCATCTCCTTTTAACCATCAAGTTTTGGCATGTAACCGGTGATCGAGGTATTCCCGCAAGATTTCGCAAAGGCAAATGAGGTGTCTTGTCGGGGATATACGATTTTCTCGCACAATAGGTAGCAACGGCTCCCATGTACTAGAAAAAGGTCTTCCGAACAAAAGGTCAAGAAGGGTGAGGTCCACACAGATGAGTGATGGATACCGATACGAATGAATATCGAAAGGGGTTTAACAACACGGACGAGCGTTGAGATCAATACAACTAGTATCGAAAAGAGGATCAACACAGACGAGTGTCGCCGATCAATATAGACGAGTATCAAAAAGAGGTACCAACACAACCAAGTGTTGAGGATCAATACAGACGATTATTGAGAAtgaaatgattaacacggacgagtgtcAAAAAGGAAGGACCAACACGGCCGAATATCGCAAAAGAGGACCAACACAGCCGAGTGTTTCCGATCAATACAAACGAGTATTGAAATGAAATGGTCAACACAGATgagtgttgaagatcaatacgAACAAGTATTGAAAAAGAGATGATTAACACGGATGAGTGCTGCCAATCAATACGGATGAGCATTGAAAAAGAAATtattaacacggacgagtgtcAATATTTTTGTTTATCGGTTGATCAGCTCAACGATGATGAGAATGTTTTTTGGTTGTAGATTTCTTATACAAATTCATAATGACGGTTAATCCCTAATAAATATGAATATTCATGTTCGATCTCAATTGTTGTTTTCGTGATTGATTATGAATTTTCTACTTCGTGCATTTAGGTGTGATGCGAGTACTAACTAATCGTGTTTAATTGTGACTGTGTGCTGCAGCGTTCCGTTCCGTTTCATTGGATAAGTCTCAACTCATCGATGATCGACCATGGCATGGTATTTTATTTACACTCTCTAACTGAATTTCATTTTACCCCTAAATTATTATCCTCTAACTTCAAAATACTTTCTTCCAAATACTATGCTCATTTGCTTTTTCTTCAGATAATTATGGGCTTGTCTGATCATCTCTATCATGACAGGATCCAAACAAATATGGGGAGAAGAAGAGTCGATGGGGATCAGCACAAAGATAGATTGAGTGACTTACCAGAATGTATTATCCTTCACATTTTGTCATTTTTGAGAACACCACATGCGGTTCAAACTTGTGTTTTGTCCACCAGATGGAAACATCTCTGGAAACGTATTCCAACTCTTAATTTGAATTCATTTCAATTTAGGACGTTGAAGATATTTTCAGTATTCATGTCTAAGGTTTTGTCTCTCCGTGATCCCTCAACTGCACTACATACATTTAATATTAGCCGTCGTGGTGATATTGAGCCTCGACTCCTTAAAAAGTTTTTAAACTATGTTTATTTCCATAACATCCATCTTCAAGAATTAGTAATCTCTCTACATGGTGATATTGGTCTCATTTTCAGCTGTGTTTCTTCATGCCGGGCACTTACATCTCTTAAGCTTTCAGTTGGCCCTACATGGAGGGATCCTAAGAAAACATTATTTCCCAAATCTTTGAATTTGCCTTTACTTACAAGCTTGGATCTAGAAGATTTTGCCTTTTGCGGTGATGAAAGCGGTTGTGCTGAGCCCTTTTTGGAGTTTACCAAGTTGAATAGTTTGGTCATTCGTTCTTGTAAGGTAATCGATGCACAAATCCTCAACATATCAAGCGAGACACTTGTCAATTTAGATATGCAAAATAATTCATCTCTCTTTGCCAAAATCAAGCTATATGCTCCAAGTCTTTGTGCCTTTAACTATGCCGGTAGCCACCATATTCACAATATACGTGGGAGTGGACTTTCTTCTATTAAACAAGTAAATATCGAATCAGTACACTTTTCAGCTTCGCAGGAGGATGCTTTGGTTTTATTTAGCTGGCTGCTAGACTTTGCAAATATAGAGTCATTGACCGTCACTTCAACTGCTCTTCAGGTACCTATTATG from Lathyrus oleraceus cultivar Zhongwan6 chromosome 7, CAAS_Psat_ZW6_1.0, whole genome shotgun sequence encodes the following:
- the LOC127105045 gene encoding F-box/FBD/LRR-repeat protein At5g18770 isoform X2 — encoded protein: MAWIQTNMGRRRVDGDQHKDRLSDLPECIILHILSFLRTPHAVQTCVLSTRWKHLWKRIPTLNLNSFQFRTLKIFSVFMSKVLSLRDPSTALHTFNISRRGDIEPRLLKKFLNYVYFHNIHLQELVISLHGDIGLIFSCVSSCRALTSLKLSVGPTWRDPKKTLFPKSLNLPLLTSLDLEDFAFCGDESGCAEPFLEFTKLNSLVIRSCKLYAPSLCAFNYAGSHHIHNIRGSGLSSIKQVNIESVHFSASQEDALVLFSWLLDFANIESLTVTSTALQILSLVPDLFEVKLRSLHKLKSLKIDLIRIYEGSLLVLMKEAMLKKAAAKSPKEGAKLRKAFETCFEPPAIPDGMVDFLRQNSPSAEVNLTTKYPSSFNLKQIGESIKGVKINNYRSRFSMRSSSSLPRLSVRSSSSSVASAAAAKSASDAAPASAAEPASAASPNLDPCLGEKDVKSSNKDDEEKHQHNTNAPLQDNGQ
- the LOC127105045 gene encoding putative F-box/FBD/LRR-repeat protein At1g78760 isoform X1; translation: MAWIQTNMGRRRVDGDQHKDRLSDLPECIILHILSFLRTPHAVQTCVLSTRWKHLWKRIPTLNLNSFQFRTLKIFSVFMSKVLSLRDPSTALHTFNISRRGDIEPRLLKKFLNYVYFHNIHLQELVISLHGDIGLIFSCVSSCRALTSLKLSVGPTWRDPKKTLFPKSLNLPLLTSLDLEDFAFCGDESGCAEPFLEFTKLNSLVIRSCKVIDAQILNISSETLVNLDMQNNSSLFAKIKLYAPSLCAFNYAGSHHIHNIRGSGLSSIKQVNIESVHFSASQEDALVLFSWLLDFANIESLTVTSTALQILSLVPDLFEVKLRSLHKLKSLKIDLIRIYEGSLLVLMKEAMLKKAAAKSPKEGAKLRKAFETCFEPPAIPDGMVDFLRQNSPSAEVNLTTKYPSSFNLKQIGESIKGVKINNYRSRFSMRSSSSLPRLSVRSSSSSVASAAAAKSASDAAPASAAEPASAASPNLDPCLGEKDVKSSNKDDEEKHQHNTNAPLQDNGQ